One genomic region from Phycisphaerae bacterium encodes:
- a CDS encoding substrate-binding domain-containing protein, protein MADTNLKSSPLTYQRVRQTIIDRIASGQLQPGDKLASERQLAKDFGCNFHTVRRGLALLEQERWIERRIGAGTFILRSAGQDVEPIEPPKAAAKGLLGVICPSRLDNFATEMLHHLHHEAERRGLGLSIRTVSDFGSTAQQIGRQMLDQGCLALLVPWMPDPAPAADLWQLARSVKGPLVLSRPYPGLEAYCYERPEVFGRAEFTAVEMCCRYFQELGHSRIAFFGPDTLRNEGLGHRVLAYSRFASHHAMANLASLVGGRADEVDAVVDRWSAMAGDLAVICFDDDHALRLMTAAHKRGLRIPQDIAILGFNNIPLSRTSDPPLSTVQFDYDYVATSMLDHAQALADGRSAQAEGLAREKLVIRDSCGGRLCADERLNQILERIGAGNGN, encoded by the coding sequence ATGGCGGACACGAACCTCAAATCGTCGCCGTTGACCTATCAGCGGGTGCGTCAGACCATCATCGACCGGATCGCTTCCGGCCAGCTTCAACCCGGAGACAAGCTGGCCTCGGAGCGCCAGTTGGCCAAGGACTTCGGCTGCAACTTCCACACCGTCCGCCGTGGACTGGCGCTGTTGGAGCAGGAGCGCTGGATCGAACGGCGGATCGGCGCGGGCACGTTTATCCTTCGCTCAGCCGGGCAGGACGTCGAACCGATCGAGCCGCCGAAGGCCGCGGCCAAGGGGCTTCTCGGCGTGATCTGCCCGTCGCGGCTGGACAATTTCGCCACCGAAATGCTCCACCACCTTCACCACGAAGCCGAGCGGCGCGGGTTGGGTTTGTCGATCCGCACGGTCAGCGACTTCGGTTCGACCGCGCAGCAGATCGGCCGGCAGATGCTCGATCAGGGGTGTCTGGCGTTGCTGGTTCCGTGGATGCCGGACCCGGCGCCCGCTGCGGATCTCTGGCAACTGGCCCGTTCGGTCAAGGGTCCCCTGGTCCTCTCGCGACCATACCCGGGATTGGAGGCATACTGCTATGAGCGGCCGGAGGTGTTCGGCCGGGCCGAGTTCACCGCGGTCGAGATGTGCTGCCGCTACTTCCAGGAACTGGGTCACAGCCGGATCGCCTTCTTCGGCCCGGACACTCTGCGCAACGAGGGTCTTGGTCACCGCGTTCTGGCTTACAGCCGTTTTGCCTCCCATCACGCCATGGCGAACCTGGCCAGCCTCGTGGGCGGGCGGGCCGACGAGGTCGATGCCGTGGTGGACCGCTGGTCGGCCATGGCCGGCGACCTGGCCGTCATCTGCTTCGACGATGACCACGCCCTGCGGCTGATGACCGCCGCCCACAAGCGCGGCCTGCGCATCCCGCAGGACATTGCGATTTTGGGCTTCAACAACATTCCGCTGTCGCGGACGTCCGATCCGCCGCTCTCGACGGTGCAGTTCGATTACGACTACGTCGCCACCTCGATGCTCGACCACGCCCAGGCACTGGCCGACGGCCGATCGGCCCAGGCCGAAGGCCTGGCCCGCGAAAAGCTGGTGATCCGCGACTCGTGCGGCGGACGGCTTTGTGCGGACGAAAGGCTGAACCAGATCCTTGAGCGAATCGGAGCGGGAAACGGTAACTGA